The Cryobacterium sp. SO1 genomic sequence CAGCGGGCGGCCACCTCGTGGGAGGTCTCCGTGCCGATCCGGGACGGAATCAAGCCGCCGAAGCCGAGTCCCTCAAGGGAGACGACCGCGTGTGACGCGGTTCGACGCGCCTGGCTGAGCCACGTGCTGAGTAGGACGGTGTCACCGGGTTCGCGAATCCTCGGCAACAACTCGGCAGGCGGGACAAGGCAGGTTAGCCCCGAGATCCGTGCGATGCTCGCCGGCAAACTTGTGCAGACAGGGCGTTCATCAAGCGGAATGAGCGCAATGGCCGTCATCGAGCGCCGGCCCGACCAGCGGCGCCGGCGGACGCTATCGGTTCACGGGCGGGGATCACCGGGGCCGCTCCCGTTTCACCGTGAGCCGATAGTCGTATCGGTCGGCGCGGTAGAGGCTCACGGCAAACTCAACCTCGCGACCGGCTTCATCAACAGCAACACGCGTCACCGACATGGCCGGCGACTGCGGGGGAACATCCAAGAGCGCGGCTTGACCGGAGTCCAGAACAGTGGCCTGAATCGTCTGTGTCGCCGTCTCCGGTGCCCGTCCTATGCGTTCGAGATATTCGTAGACCGACGGTTGGGTATCGAGCGAGAAGTCCTCGGGGATGATGTCACCGGGAATCCAGATGTTCTCCAGACACATCGGGGCGCCGTCCGCGGTGCGAACGCGTTCAAGATGCACCACGTCAGATCCCGGCGAGACACGAAGAATGCTGGCGATGCGCGCATCGGCTTCCACC encodes the following:
- a CDS encoding GntR family transcriptional regulator: MNVPKYAMLSAELERLILAGMPADSPLPSERDLMTTYGVSRVTVRQALTRLVDDGLIYRVHGAGTFVADAAKITKSLTLTSFSEDIRSRRMEPGSISATLHRVEADARIASILRVSPGSDVVHLERVRTADGAPMCLENIWIPGDIIPEDFSLDTQPSVYEYLERIGRAPETATQTIQATVLDSGQAALLDVPPQSPAMSVTRVAVDEAGREVEFAVSLYRADRYDYRLTVKRERPR